Proteins from one Pseudomonas sp. KBS0710 genomic window:
- a CDS encoding CoA ester lyase: MPKPLVRSALFVPGSRPERFSKALASGADAVIVDFEDAVEEPLKRQARDNLGVFLQAHPEAQVWVRINAPEHAEHFEDVAFCKAHPNVTGVLLPKVESAAQVAVVAAAGKVIWPIIESAKGLLAVAEIAQAPQVERLSFGGLDLALDLNLSSGSAAAQFALDQARLALIVHSRAAGLVAPLDGVHPAIDDPEGLRRSIRHAYEMGFAGALCIHPKQVAVIHAALAPSAEDLAWAKRVVEAGAHGAGAYQMDGQMVDAPVLLRAQRLLAAQL, encoded by the coding sequence ATGCCAAAGCCTTTAGTTCGTTCGGCTCTGTTTGTGCCCGGCAGTCGCCCGGAGCGGTTTTCCAAAGCGCTGGCCAGTGGCGCCGATGCGGTCATTGTGGATTTTGAAGACGCAGTAGAAGAACCCCTCAAGCGCCAGGCGCGGGATAACCTCGGGGTGTTTTTGCAAGCGCATCCCGAGGCTCAGGTGTGGGTACGCATCAATGCGCCGGAACATGCAGAGCATTTTGAAGATGTGGCGTTCTGTAAAGCCCATCCCAATGTGACGGGTGTGCTGCTGCCCAAGGTAGAGAGCGCCGCCCAGGTGGCCGTGGTGGCGGCTGCCGGCAAGGTGATATGGCCGATTATCGAAAGCGCCAAGGGCTTGCTCGCGGTGGCTGAGATTGCCCAGGCGCCGCAGGTTGAGCGCCTGTCGTTTGGCGGGCTGGACCTGGCGCTGGACTTGAACCTGAGCAGCGGTTCTGCGGCTGCGCAGTTTGCGTTGGATCAGGCACGCCTGGCATTGATCGTACATTCGCGCGCTGCCGGGCTGGTGGCGCCACTGGACGGCGTGCACCCGGCAATTGACGACCCCGAAGGTTTACGCCGCTCGATCCGGCACGCCTATGAAATGGGCTTTGCCGGGGCGCTGTGTATCCATCCCAAGCAGGTGGCGGTGATTCATGCAGCATTGGCGCCCAGCGCTGAAGACCTGGCCTGGGCCAAGCGCGTGGTAGAGGCGGGTGCCCATGGGGCCGGGGCTTATCAGATGGATGGGCAGATGGTGGATGCGCCGGTGTTGTTGCGTGCGCAGAGGCTGCTCGCGGCCCAACTCTAA
- a CDS encoding TRAP transporter substrate-binding protein, which produces MLKLSRALLCAATVFAAGLAQAADPIVIKFAHVVAENTPKGQGALLFKKLAEERLPGRVKVEVYPNSSLFGDGKEMEALLLGDVQMLAPSLAKFEQYTKQVQIYDLPFLFNDLAAVDRFQAAQGKALLTSMQDKNILGLAYWHNGLKQLSANKALHEPKDARGLKFRVQASSVLEEQFKAIRANPRKMSFAEVYQGLQTGTVNGTENTWSNYESQKVNEVQKYFTESNHGLIDYMVITNAKFWNGLPPDVRTTLDQIMVEVTVEVNKQAEALNQSARQKIIDAKTSEIIELTPEQRQLWREAMRPVWQKFEGEIGADLIKAADASNQ; this is translated from the coding sequence ATGCTCAAGCTTTCTCGGGCGCTGCTGTGCGCCGCCACTGTGTTTGCCGCGGGCCTGGCCCAGGCGGCTGACCCGATCGTGATCAAGTTCGCCCACGTGGTTGCCGAAAACACTCCCAAGGGCCAGGGCGCGCTGCTGTTCAAAAAGCTTGCTGAAGAACGCTTGCCGGGCCGCGTGAAGGTCGAGGTGTACCCCAACTCCTCGCTGTTCGGCGATGGTAAAGAGATGGAAGCGCTGTTGTTGGGCGACGTGCAGATGCTGGCGCCGTCCCTGGCCAAGTTCGAGCAATACACCAAGCAAGTGCAGATTTACGACCTGCCGTTCCTGTTCAATGACCTGGCCGCTGTCGACCGTTTCCAGGCCGCCCAGGGCAAGGCATTGCTGACCTCGATGCAGGACAAGAACATCCTCGGCCTGGCCTATTGGCACAACGGCCTCAAGCAACTCTCGGCCAACAAAGCCCTGCATGAGCCCAAGGACGCCCGTGGCCTGAAGTTCCGTGTGCAGGCTTCCAGCGTACTTGAAGAGCAGTTCAAGGCGATCCGCGCCAACCCGCGCAAGATGAGCTTTGCCGAGGTGTACCAAGGCCTGCAGACCGGCACCGTGAATGGCACCGAGAACACTTGGTCCAACTATGAAAGCCAGAAGGTCAACGAGGTGCAGAAGTACTTCACCGAGTCCAACCACGGCCTGATCGACTACATGGTGATCACCAACGCCAAATTCTGGAACGGCCTGCCGCCGGATGTGCGCACCACCCTGGACCAGATCATGGTCGAAGTCACCGTCGAGGTGAACAAGCAGGCCGAAGCGCTGAACCAGTCGGCCAGGCAGAAGATCATCGACGCCAAAACCAGCGAAATCATCGAGCTGACCCCGGAGCAACGCCAGCTGTGGCGCGAAGCCATGCGCCCGGTTTGGCAGAAGTTCGAAGGCGAGATTGGCGCTGACCTGATCAAGGCGGCGGACGCCTCCAACCAGTAA
- a CDS encoding TRAP transporter small permease produces MQTLRRVWEHLEEGFIAFLLAAMTLVTFVYVMLNNIYTLFFALSDKWAWSSSFFGALGDHTMTWAQDMTWSVALTKAMFGWLIFFGISYGVRTAGHLGVDALVKLTKRPVQRLLGMLACLCCLAYAGLFMVASYKWVSAVMSAHIGAEDLDQYGVDVGDIVIIVPIGFALVFIRYLEIFYRIFTHRQVGLGLADEAGEASKLAGSHEERH; encoded by the coding sequence ATGCAAACGCTAAGGCGCGTCTGGGAGCACCTGGAGGAAGGTTTCATTGCCTTCCTGCTGGCCGCCATGACCCTGGTGACATTCGTCTACGTCATGCTCAACAACATCTACACGCTGTTTTTTGCCCTGTCTGACAAGTGGGCATGGAGCAGCAGCTTTTTCGGTGCCCTGGGCGACCACACCATGACCTGGGCCCAGGACATGACCTGGAGCGTGGCGCTGACCAAGGCCATGTTCGGCTGGCTGATTTTCTTCGGCATCTCTTACGGCGTACGCACCGCCGGCCACCTCGGCGTGGACGCGTTGGTCAAACTGACCAAACGCCCGGTGCAACGCCTGCTCGGCATGCTCGCGTGCCTGTGCTGCCTGGCCTACGCCGGGCTGTTCATGGTTGCCAGCTACAAGTGGGTGAGTGCAGTGATGAGCGCGCATATCGGCGCCGAAGACCTCGACCAATACGGCGTGGACGTGGGCGATATCGTGATCATCGTGCCCATCGGTTTTGCCCTGGTGTTTATCCGCTACCTGGAAATTTTCTACCGCATCTTTACCCACCGTCAGGTCGGGTTGGGGCTGGCCGACGAGGCCGGAGAGGCCAGCAAGTTGGCCGGCAGCCATGAGGAGCGTCACTGA
- a CDS encoding MmgE/PrpD family protein: protein MSHTHALCRFLADLNYEQLPEKVLARTEDLYLDWLASALASQGAHPIPLFERYAQKMGPSSGPAQVIVNGGSTSAYFAALVNAASSHLVEQDDLHNSSVLHPATVVFPAALAAAQDLGKSGRQLLLASVAGYEAGIRIGEFLGRSHYRIFHTTATVGTLAAAVAVGKLLDFNQEQFINLLGSAGTQAAGLWEFLRDAADSKQLHTAKAAADGLLAAYLTADGLTGARNILEGDQGLAAGMSSDAEPRKLSADLGSRWALLETSFKFHASCRHTHPAADALLDLMQREGLCAADIATVQTRVHQGAIDVLGRVTTPATVHQAKFSMGTVLGLIAVHGKAGLTEFHELALTDPAVSAFRDKVSMTLDAEVDGAYPQRWLGRITVTTLDGRTLHGAIDEPKGDPGNTLSREELADKFQRLTQFSGARTPAQATAMIEKVWNLRDAASMADWL from the coding sequence ATGAGCCATACCCACGCCTTGTGTCGGTTTCTTGCAGATCTTAATTACGAACAATTGCCGGAAAAGGTGCTGGCACGCACTGAAGACCTGTACCTGGATTGGCTGGCCTCGGCGCTGGCCAGCCAAGGCGCGCACCCGATCCCGCTGTTTGAACGCTACGCACAAAAAATGGGACCCAGCAGCGGCCCCGCGCAGGTGATCGTCAATGGCGGCAGCACCAGCGCGTATTTTGCGGCGCTGGTGAACGCCGCATCCTCACACCTGGTGGAGCAGGATGACCTGCACAACAGCTCGGTGCTGCACCCGGCGACCGTGGTGTTTCCGGCCGCGCTGGCTGCCGCCCAGGACCTTGGCAAATCCGGCCGCCAATTGCTGCTGGCCTCGGTGGCGGGCTATGAAGCCGGGATTCGCATTGGCGAATTCTTGGGCCGGTCCCACTACCGCATTTTCCACACCACGGCCACCGTCGGCACCCTGGCGGCGGCGGTGGCTGTGGGCAAACTGCTGGACTTCAACCAGGAACAATTCATCAACCTGCTCGGCAGCGCCGGCACCCAGGCCGCCGGGTTGTGGGAGTTTTTGCGCGATGCCGCCGACTCCAAGCAACTGCACACGGCCAAGGCAGCGGCGGATGGCTTGCTCGCGGCGTATCTGACGGCGGACGGGCTCACCGGCGCACGCAATATTCTGGAAGGCGACCAAGGTTTGGCAGCGGGTATGTCCAGCGACGCCGAACCGCGCAAATTGTCGGCGGACCTCGGTAGCCGTTGGGCGCTGCTGGAGACCTCGTTCAAGTTCCACGCCTCATGCCGTCACACCCATCCGGCCGCGGATGCGCTGTTGGATCTGATGCAGCGCGAAGGGCTGTGCGCTGCAGATATCGCCACGGTTCAAACGCGTGTCCATCAAGGTGCCATCGACGTGTTGGGCCGCGTGACCACGCCTGCCACTGTGCATCAGGCCAAATTCTCCATGGGCACTGTGCTCGGCTTGATCGCCGTACATGGCAAGGCCGGGCTCACCGAGTTCCACGAACTCGCGCTGACCGACCCCGCCGTCTCAGCCTTTCGCGACAAGGTCAGCATGACCCTGGACGCAGAAGTCGACGGCGCCTACCCGCAGCGCTGGCTGGGCCGCATCACCGTCACCACTCTCGATGGCCGTACGCTGCACGGCGCCATCGACGAACCCAAGGGCGACCCGGGCAACACCCTGAGCCGGGAGGAGCTGGCGGACAAATTTCAGCGCCTTACCCAATTCAGCGGCGCGCGCACTCCCGCGCAGGCCACTGCAATGATCGAAAAGGTCTGGAACCTGCGCGATGCAGCGTCCATGGCTGACTGGCTTTGA
- a CDS encoding LysR family transcriptional regulator codes for MHFDLADLRLFIHIAESPSLTQGAKRAFLSPAAASARIKALEGQLDTRLLYRDSRGVEITPAGERLLHHARLIMRQVDYLKSEFTQYGVDSAGHIRIFANTTAVTEFLPEVLAGFLSQRPGVTVDLQERLSRDIVRGVLDGTSDMGIIAGPVEAAGLQVLHFSTDELVLMVPVGHPLADQPSVTLEQTLAYQHIGLHEGSTLLSFLREHVDRLGKHLSLRIQVSSFEAICRMVEAGVGIGIIPESAAVRHSRTMQLVTVKLDEPWAIRERSILVRELEALPGTIRALIATLMPQSA; via the coding sequence ATGCATTTCGATCTCGCCGACCTGCGCCTGTTTATCCATATCGCCGAATCCCCCAGCCTCACCCAGGGCGCCAAGCGGGCGTTTCTCTCGCCGGCCGCCGCCAGCGCGCGGATCAAGGCGTTGGAAGGCCAACTCGACACGCGCCTGCTGTACCGCGACAGCCGTGGCGTGGAGATCACTCCGGCGGGCGAGCGGTTGCTGCACCATGCGCGCCTGATCATGCGCCAGGTGGACTACCTCAAAAGCGAGTTCACCCAATACGGGGTGGACTCGGCCGGGCATATCCGCATCTTCGCCAACACCACGGCGGTGACCGAGTTTCTGCCGGAGGTGCTGGCGGGTTTTCTGTCCCAGCGCCCGGGCGTGACCGTCGACCTGCAGGAGCGTTTATCCCGGGATATCGTGCGTGGCGTGCTCGATGGCACCAGCGACATGGGCATCATTGCCGGGCCGGTTGAGGCGGCGGGTTTGCAGGTGTTGCATTTCAGCACCGATGAGTTGGTGCTGATGGTGCCGGTCGGTCATCCGTTAGCCGACCAGCCTTCAGTGACCCTGGAACAGACCCTGGCCTACCAGCACATCGGCTTGCACGAAGGCAGCACGTTGTTGAGTTTTTTGCGTGAACACGTCGATCGCCTCGGCAAGCATTTGTCACTGCGTATCCAGGTGTCGAGCTTCGAGGCGATCTGCCGGATGGTCGAGGCTGGCGTGGGTATTGGTATCATTCCTGAATCCGCCGCCGTGCGGCACAGCCGGACCATGCAACTGGTGACGGTGAAGCTCGATGAGCCGTGGGCGATCCGCGAGCGCAGCATTCTGGTGCGCGAGCTTGAGGCTTTGCCCGGCACCATTCGGGCTCTGATCGCCACCTTGATGCCGCAAAGCGCCTAA
- a CDS encoding CaiB/BaiF CoA-transferase family protein: protein MTNQRPLDGITVISLEHAIAAPFCTRQLADLGARVIKIERPGAGDFARGYDERVRGLASHFVWTNRSKESLTLDLKQDEAGDILQSLLADADVLVQNLAPGAAARMGLSFETLHERFPRLIVCDISGYGEGGPYEKKKAYDLLIQSEGGFLSVTGGPGEDQMAKAGCSIADISAGMYAYSGILSALLLRGKTGQGSRIDVSMLESLVEWMGYPMYYAFDGAPQPPRAGAAHSTIYPYGPFPTGDGGTVMLGLQNEREWAAFCDKVLLTPALATDERFSANFKRSANREALRQIIVDSFAQLDAQAVIHRLEDAQIASARVNDMQGVWDHPQLKARDSWREVQSPAGPLPSLLPPARNAAFTPRMDAVPALGQHSQGILGQLGFTPEAVDGLRARGVI, encoded by the coding sequence ATGACTAATCAACGACCGCTGGACGGCATTACCGTGATCAGCCTGGAGCACGCGATTGCCGCGCCATTCTGCACCCGCCAGTTGGCGGACCTCGGCGCCCGTGTGATCAAGATCGAACGGCCCGGCGCCGGTGACTTTGCCCGTGGCTATGACGAGCGCGTGCGCGGCCTGGCATCGCACTTTGTGTGGACCAACCGCTCCAAGGAAAGCCTGACCCTGGACCTCAAACAGGACGAGGCCGGCGACATCCTCCAGAGCCTGCTGGCCGATGCCGACGTGCTGGTGCAGAACCTGGCACCCGGCGCGGCGGCGCGCATGGGCCTGTCGTTTGAAACGCTGCATGAGCGCTTCCCGCGGCTGATCGTCTGCGATATTTCCGGCTATGGCGAAGGCGGGCCTTACGAGAAAAAGAAAGCCTATGACCTGTTGATCCAAAGCGAGGGCGGCTTTTTATCGGTAACCGGTGGCCCAGGCGAAGACCAGATGGCCAAGGCCGGTTGCTCAATCGCCGATATCTCCGCCGGCATGTACGCCTACAGCGGCATCCTCTCGGCGTTGCTGCTGCGCGGCAAGACGGGGCAGGGCAGTCGCATTGACGTGAGCATGCTCGAAAGCCTGGTGGAGTGGATGGGCTACCCGATGTACTACGCCTTCGACGGCGCGCCCCAGCCGCCACGGGCCGGGGCCGCGCATTCAACGATTTATCCCTACGGGCCGTTTCCCACCGGCGACGGCGGCACGGTGATGCTCGGGTTACAGAACGAACGCGAATGGGCAGCTTTCTGCGACAAGGTGCTGCTCACGCCTGCGCTGGCTACCGATGAGCGTTTCTCGGCCAACTTCAAGCGCTCGGCCAACCGCGAGGCGCTGCGCCAGATCATCGTTGACAGCTTTGCGCAGTTAGACGCGCAAGCCGTAATCCACCGCCTGGAAGACGCGCAGATCGCCAGTGCCAGGGTCAACGACATGCAAGGGGTGTGGGACCACCCGCAACTCAAGGCGCGTGACAGCTGGCGTGAAGTTCAAAGCCCTGCCGGGCCGCTGCCGTCACTGTTGCCACCGGCGCGCAATGCGGCGTTTACCCCGCGCATGGACGCCGTTCCCGCATTGGGCCAGCACAGCCAGGGCATTCTCGGTCAGCTTGGGTTCACGCCGGAAGCTGTCGACGGCCTGCGCGCACGCGGCGTTATCTAA
- a CDS encoding GFA family protein, protein MQLEGSCHCGAVTFSLNSQHPYPYQRCYCSICRKTQGGGGYAINLAGDTQSLKVQGRKHISIYHARLKPEGASRAHASTAERHFCSQCGSALWLFSPEWPELTHPFASAIDTPLPVPPEHTHLMLGSKAPWVEVSVRKGDLEFDEYPEESIAQWHERLGLTR, encoded by the coding sequence ATGCAACTCGAAGGATCCTGCCATTGCGGCGCCGTAACATTCAGCCTGAACAGCCAGCATCCCTACCCCTACCAGCGTTGCTACTGCTCGATCTGCCGCAAGACCCAAGGCGGCGGCGGTTATGCGATCAACCTTGCCGGCGATACGCAAAGCCTGAAGGTGCAGGGACGCAAACACATCTCGATCTACCACGCCCGCCTCAAGCCCGAGGGCGCCAGCCGTGCGCACGCGAGCACTGCCGAACGGCATTTTTGCTCGCAGTGCGGCAGTGCCTTGTGGCTGTTCAGCCCGGAATGGCCGGAGCTGACCCACCCGTTTGCCTCGGCCATCGACACGCCGTTGCCGGTGCCGCCGGAACACACGCACCTGATGCTTGGCTCGAAAGCGCCGTGGGTCGAAGTCAGTGTGCGCAAAGGCGATTTGGAGTTCGACGAATACCCCGAAGAATCCATCGCCCAGTGGCATGAACGTTTGGGGCTGACGCGTTAA
- the dctM gene encoding C4-dicarboxylate TRAP transporter large permease protein DctM — protein MAVLCLFLLLFVFMFLGVPIAISLGLSGAVSILMFSQDSVSSLAIKLFETSDAYTFLAIPFFLLSGAFMTTGGVAQRLIDFANACVGHIRGGLAIAAVLACMLFAALSGSSPATVAAVGSIAVAGMVRSGYPKEFGAGIICNAGTLGILIPPSIVMVVYSAATETSVGKLFMAGVIPGLLLGLMLMVAIYIVARIKKLPAQPRATFREWLTCARRAFWGLLLLVIILGGIYSGMFTPTEAAAVAAVYSAFVALFVYKDMKLRDCPKVLLESGRLAIMLMFIIANAMLFAHVLTTEQIPQEITAWVISEGLTPIGFLIMVNVVLLIAGSFMEPSAIVLILAPIFFPIAMKLGIDPIHLGIVMVVNMEIGLVHPPVGLNLFVTSAVTGLTLGQTIRAALPWLMILLVFLIMVTYLPFISLALPHWLGM, from the coding sequence ATGGCCGTGCTCTGTCTGTTTTTGCTGTTGTTCGTGTTTATGTTCCTCGGCGTGCCCATCGCAATTTCCCTGGGGCTGTCCGGCGCGGTGTCGATCCTGATGTTCAGCCAGGACTCGGTGAGTTCGCTGGCCATCAAGCTGTTCGAAACCTCCGACGCCTACACCTTCCTGGCAATTCCGTTCTTCCTGCTCTCCGGTGCGTTCATGACCACCGGCGGCGTGGCGCAGCGGCTGATCGACTTCGCCAACGCCTGTGTCGGGCATATCCGCGGTGGCCTGGCGATTGCGGCAGTGCTGGCGTGCATGCTGTTTGCTGCGTTGTCCGGCTCGTCACCGGCGACGGTGGCGGCAGTCGGCTCGATTGCCGTGGCGGGGATGGTGCGTTCCGGTTACCCGAAGGAATTCGGCGCGGGGATAATCTGCAACGCCGGTACCTTGGGCATCTTGATTCCGCCGTCAATCGTGATGGTGGTGTACTCGGCGGCCACTGAAACTTCAGTCGGCAAGCTGTTTATGGCCGGGGTCATTCCCGGGTTGCTGTTGGGTCTTATGCTGATGGTGGCGATCTACATCGTCGCGCGCATCAAGAAGCTCCCGGCCCAGCCACGCGCGACCTTCCGTGAGTGGCTGACCTGCGCACGCCGGGCATTCTGGGGCTTGCTGTTGCTGGTGATCATCCTCGGCGGCATCTACAGCGGCATGTTCACGCCGACCGAAGCAGCAGCCGTGGCGGCGGTGTATTCGGCATTTGTCGCGCTGTTTGTGTACAAGGACATGAAACTGCGCGACTGCCCCAAGGTGCTGCTGGAATCCGGGCGCCTGGCGATCATGCTGATGTTTATCATCGCCAACGCCATGCTCTTTGCCCATGTGTTGACCACCGAGCAGATCCCGCAGGAAATCACCGCCTGGGTGATCTCCGAAGGCCTCACGCCGATCGGCTTTTTGATCATGGTCAACGTGGTGCTATTGATTGCGGGCAGCTTTATGGAGCCTTCAGCGATTGTGCTGATCCTGGCGCCGATCTTCTTCCCGATTGCCATGAAGCTGGGGATTGACCCGATTCACTTGGGGATCGTGATGGTGGTGAACATGGAAATCGGCCTGGTGCATCCGCCGGTAGGGCTGAACTTGTTTGTGACCTCGGCGGTGACCGGCTTGACGCTCGGGCAGACGATTCGCGCGGCGTTGCCGTGGCTGATGATCCTGCTGGTGTTTTTGATCATGGTCACGTACTTGCCGTTTATCTCGCTGGCGCTGCCGCACTGGCTGGGCATGTAG
- a CDS encoding MaoC family dehydratase N-terminal domain-containing protein, producing the protein MSATDWIGRSETAHDHLSHNLLKRIAATFGEAVPEQGADLPPLWQWCFFQDPLPESALGTDGHPARGGFLPPADNRNRMWAGGRIEFLHALRAGEAATRVSTITQVEEKTGRTGSLLFVTVRHDYSQDGRLAIREEQDIVYREPTPPKQGSGDALPEGEWQESISPTPTLLFRYSAVTFNGHRIHYDYPYVTGTEGYSGLVVHGPLIATLSLRAFCRAHPDATLRHFAYRGVRPLIAPQPFAVGGRVIENGVAELWAGNADGLAQKAEIHFE; encoded by the coding sequence ATGAGCGCCACTGACTGGATCGGCCGAAGCGAAACCGCCCACGACCACTTGAGCCATAACCTGCTCAAACGCATTGCCGCGACCTTCGGCGAGGCTGTGCCGGAACAGGGCGCCGATTTGCCACCGCTGTGGCAGTGGTGCTTTTTCCAGGACCCGCTGCCGGAATCGGCCTTGGGTACTGACGGCCACCCGGCCCGCGGCGGCTTCCTGCCGCCGGCCGACAACCGCAATCGCATGTGGGCCGGCGGGCGCATCGAGTTCCTGCACGCCTTACGCGCTGGTGAGGCGGCGACCCGCGTGTCGACCATCACCCAGGTCGAAGAAAAGACCGGGCGAACCGGCTCGCTGTTGTTTGTCACTGTGCGCCATGACTATTCCCAGGACGGCCGCCTGGCGATCCGCGAAGAACAGGACATCGTTTACCGCGAACCCACGCCGCCCAAACAGGGCAGCGGCGACGCCTTGCCCGAAGGCGAATGGCAGGAGTCGATCAGCCCCACGCCAACCCTGCTGTTTCGCTACAGCGCCGTGACCTTCAACGGCCACCGCATCCACTACGACTACCCCTACGTCACCGGCACCGAAGGCTATTCAGGCCTGGTGGTGCACGGCCCGCTGATCGCGACCTTGAGCCTGCGCGCGTTTTGCCGCGCCCATCCCGACGCGACCCTTCGCCATTTCGCTTATCGCGGCGTGCGCCCGCTGATCGCACCGCAGCCGTTTGCTGTAGGTGGGAGGGTGATTGAAAACGGGGTTGCAGAACTGTGGGCTGGCAACGCAGACGGTCTGGCTCAGAAAGCTGAAATCCACTTCGAATAA
- a CDS encoding acyl-CoA dehydrogenase family protein — translation MNPNDNEELNAIREGVRALCAEFDAAYWRKVDEQKGFPETFVKALTDAGWLSAMIPEAYGGSGLGLAEASVILEEVNRCGGNSGTVHGQMYNMFTLLRHGSEAQKSFYLPKLASGELRLQSMGVTEPTTGTDTTKIKTTAIKRGDKYMINGQKVWISRVQHSDLMILLARTTPLAEVKKKSEGMSIFLVDLREAIGNGLTVQPIANMVNHETNELFFDNLELPLDSLIGEEGKGFKYILDGLNAERTLIAAECIGDGRWFIEKASAYARDRVVFGRPIGQNQGVQFPIAEAHIEIEAADLMRWRACEEYDSGKNAGASANMAKYLAAKASWEAANACLQTHGGFGFACEYDVERKFRETRLYQVAPISTNLILSYVAEHLLELPRSF, via the coding sequence ATGAACCCCAATGACAACGAAGAACTCAACGCCATCCGCGAAGGCGTGCGCGCCTTGTGCGCCGAGTTCGATGCCGCTTACTGGCGCAAGGTCGACGAACAAAAAGGCTTCCCCGAAACCTTCGTCAAAGCCCTGACCGACGCTGGCTGGCTGTCGGCGATGATCCCTGAAGCATACGGCGGCTCCGGCCTGGGCCTGGCCGAAGCCTCGGTGATCCTCGAAGAAGTCAACCGCTGCGGCGGCAACTCCGGCACCGTGCACGGCCAGATGTACAACATGTTCACCTTGCTGCGCCATGGCAGCGAAGCGCAAAAAAGCTTCTACCTGCCCAAGCTCGCCAGCGGCGAATTGCGCCTGCAATCGATGGGCGTGACCGAGCCGACCACCGGCACCGACACCACCAAAATCAAGACTACCGCGATCAAGCGTGGCGACAAGTACATGATCAATGGCCAGAAGGTCTGGATCTCGCGCGTCCAGCATTCCGACTTGATGATTCTGCTGGCACGCACCACGCCGCTGGCCGAAGTGAAGAAAAAGTCCGAAGGCATGTCGATCTTCCTGGTCGACCTGCGCGAAGCCATCGGCAACGGCCTGACCGTGCAGCCCATCGCCAATATGGTCAACCATGAAACCAACGAGCTGTTTTTCGACAACCTGGAGCTGCCCCTCGACAGCCTGATCGGCGAGGAGGGCAAAGGCTTCAAATACATCCTCGACGGCCTCAACGCCGAACGCACCCTGATTGCCGCCGAGTGCATCGGTGATGGCCGCTGGTTTATCGAAAAGGCCAGTGCCTACGCCCGCGACCGCGTGGTGTTTGGTCGGCCCATCGGGCAGAACCAGGGTGTGCAGTTCCCGATTGCCGAGGCGCATATCGAAATCGAAGCGGCGGACCTGATGCGCTGGCGTGCCTGTGAGGAATACGACAGCGGCAAGAACGCCGGCGCCAGCGCCAACATGGCCAAGTACCTGGCCGCCAAGGCGTCCTGGGAAGCGGCCAACGCCTGCCTGCAAACCCATGGCGGCTTTGGTTTTGCTTGCGAGTACGACGTGGAGCGCAAATTCCGCGAAACCCGCCTGTACCAGGTTGCGCCGATCTCCACCAACCTGATCCTGTCCTACGTGGCCGAGCACCTGCTCGAACTGCCACGCAGCTTCTGA